The sequence CCGCGCCCCGGCGCACCGGAAAAACCACCTTCTTGCGTGGTGACCTGTGTCCAGCGCTGGAGAAAGCGGGCGTGGTGGTGGTGTACGTGGACCTCTGGGCCGACGCCACGCGCGACCCCGGGGTGTTGATTGCCGATGCCATTGGCCGCTCCCTGCAGCCCCATCTGGGTATGGTCGCCCGCACCGCCAAGAAGGCCGGGCTGAACAAAGTGAGCTTGGCCGGCTGGCTGGACGTGGACACCAGCCGCATCGGCAAGCTGGACGGATTGACGTTGGTGGACGCCCTGCGCGCACTGCACGAAACCGCAGGCAAACCAGTAGCGCTTGTGATTGACGAAGCCCAGCACGCGCTGACCAGTGAGGCAGGCGAGGCGGCCATGACAGCGCTGAAGTCGGCCCGCGACCAATTGAACCGGCCAGGCGTGGTGAACCTGATGCTGGTGATGTCAGGCTCGGACCGCGACAAGCTGCTGCGCCTGGTGAACACCAACGGCTCGCCGTTCTATGGCTCGCAGATCAAGACCATGCCGGCACTGGGGCAAGACTTCATTGCACACATCGTGCAGCTGATCGAAGCGCAGCGCCCGGAGTTGGCACCGGTGGACCAGGCCACGCTCCAGGCGGCATTTGAAGGCTTTGGCAGCAGGCCGCAGTTCTTCATGGAGGCGCTGGGCCAGGTGCTCAGCCCGCTGGCGGCGCTGACAGGCCGCTTTGAGCCCGCCATGCTGCAGGCCGCTGCGCAGCGCCAGCAGGACGATGAGGGCCAGATGGAATCAGACTACCTGGGCCTGAAGCCGCTGGAGCAGGCGGTGCTGTGGCGCATGCTGGAGCAAGGCCCTCGCTTCAGGCCGTATGACGCCGAAGCGCTGCGCTTCTACCGCGAGAAGACCGGGCGCGACAAGGCGGTGACACCGCAGCAGGCGCAAAACGCGCTGGAGTCCCTGCGCCAGCGCATGCCGGCGCTGGTGTGGAAATCGGCACGAGGGGAATACGCCGTGGAGGACGCGGCCATGCACCGCTGGTACGAAACCCGGGGGACGGCCGGGACCTGGCCACCGCTGAGCCGGCAAGGCAATCTGCTGCAACACACCGAGTAACCCGACAGCGCACAGCAGTGACGCCAAACCGACGACACAAAAAATCAGGAGGCATGTCATCAAAAAGGTCCACAAAACCGGAGCGCACCACCCGGCACCTGCTGAAGCTGTTTCAACGAAACAAGTTCTCCTTTTCTGAAACTTGCGACACGTATACGGATTCATGTCGTTTTCGGCGACATGAACGCCAGGACATGAAGCCCACCGCACCGGCGAGTATGTCAATGCCGATACCGTGATTGAGCAGTTGCAGCGCAAGCTCGATGAAGCGCGCAACCGTACCGCGAAAACCCAGGAGTGAGCTTTCGGGTTCGATTCACTCGCGGGGCTGAGGCAGATCTCGAGCTTCTCTTCGACTTCGTACCTGAGCGTGAGTTGGCGCGAGACGGCTTCAGATGCGGTCGTCACGGCAGTGCGTGATCAACTCGAAGACGACTATCACTGGCCTGTAGCACGGCCATGATGCCGGCCGCTCTTCGAGGCTGCGGATGGAAAGCGAGGACGACTCTTGCATCAAAGCGCCCGGTCACCCCGCCGTCTTTGGAAGCCGACGTGTACTGCCATGCCACTCGAAGCCGTCGCCCTTGGGCACACGCATGAACCCTTGGTTCTTGAGCTTGAGACCATTCACCTCGTAGCCTTCGGTCTTGAGAAACGGCTTGTCAACGCCGCTGAACGAGGCGTTGACTGTGTAGCTGCATTTGACGGCCCCTTTGATCGCCTCTTCAGCCTTTGAGCCCATGAAGGCGGCCGCACGGGTCAGTTGCTCCATCTCCTTGCTGGATGGGGTTGTGCAGTCGAGGTCCGTGATTTCAACTGTGCGCAGCTTGACGTAGCCATTGCTGGCCGTCCTGGAGTGCCACGCCTTGACGTCTTCTGAGGAGGGGTAACCGTTCGATCCAGCGCCACATGCGCTCAGCACAGCTGCGACGCCCAATGTGGTCAGGCTCGAGCGGCAGGAGGAAATGATTTTCATGGTGGTCCATTGCTTTGGTTGGTTTATGAACAGAGGCGCACTCGGCTGCCTCTCTTCAGAATCTCAAACAAAGCATCGGAGTCAAGAGACCCAGGACAGATTTTCTTGTCGGTGATCGCTGGCCAACCCACTCGCTTCATCGGTGGGCCATGGACGGCAAGGCCAACACCCTGCCACCCCAAATCGGCTGAGAAGGCCGGGTCATCGAGATCAGCACCAACCTCACGAGAACTGTGACGTCGTTCTGTGCAACTCCGAGGACATACGGCTGAGGTGAACTGAGAACCACCCAAATCCGATCCTCTCCTGCTCCAATCTCAACCTGGGTTGGATGCGATCGAAGCGCAGTTCGTCATAAACCGCAGCCTCCTCCACCGTCAGGCTCGACAGCTCGTGGCGTGCAGGCTCAGTCTCCTCGCCCCATTGCAAACGATGTGCGAGCAGCGTCTCACGGTCCATCAGGAAAGACGATGCGTGGGGAAAGTAGCTACGCAACTGATGAAGGATGGCAAAGCCATGGGTGTCGATGTCACCCCAGTAGGACAAGTGGCTTCGGTGCAGCCATGCAGCCCGCGCCAACGGTTCCCAGCCGTAGCCCGCACCAAACACAACGATGGCTCTCGCCACCGGCGGGAAGGCAAGAAAATTGGTCTCGTTTTCCGTGATGAATATGTGATCAACGGGCAGCTCGAGCGCAGCGAAGCTAGAAGCGTCCAGCGTGATATCCGGCAACCCCTGGCAACCCGACAAGCTGGGCAGGGTTGGATCGAGCAATCGGAAACGAATCCGCACCGGCTTGTCCAGGAAGCCAAAACGGCGGGCGAACTGTGATGCCCCGCTCGCACTGTTGTCAATCATCTCGGGCGGTAGCGCCAGGTCCAACAGCTCGGTCAACACCCCCCGGTGGACCTCGATGAATTTGCTGTCCACACCTGGCGCGTCCACCTGCCGCAGGTAGACGCCGGGACTTGGATGAGCCTGCAGCCAATGAACAACCGCCAAGAGGCGATCCCACCGATCGATCAGATCCAGGGCCTGCAGCGGACGCCGGGACATCCAATCCAGCAGCCTGGGTTGCGCGATCGCGGTCCGTTGCCACATCGCCTCGAAGCGTTGTGCCTGACTGGTTTTTCCGATCAAAGCCAATGCCAACTGAAGCGTGTCGATCCAAACGGCAGACGGCAGACGCTGGGCTCCCTGTACCCGATGGTTCCAATCTCGCCACTCAATCCGCACATGAGGAGTGGCGGCGAAGGCACTCAACCAGTCCCGCACGGCCTCGAAGCGATCAGAGAGATCGCCTGCGCTGGGCACCTTCAGCGACAGACGTACGGGCCAGATCACAGAACTCGAAACCGAAGATCGCAGCAAGTCCCCACGATTCCACAAGCGTTGAACCTGGGCGCGAAGGTCTTCCGTTGTCGTCCAGTTCATGTCACTGCGCCTCCAGCAGCTCTGGTCGCAGCGTCTCCTGCCATCTGGCTTTCTGCCTGAATTTCCGCTTTCTGCGCGCGATACTCTTCAATCGACAGGCAGCGCAACTTGGAATCCCGCCCTCCTTCGTTGTGGACGAAGCCAACACTGGCCACGAAAGGTTCGATGATGTGGATCTTTTGCAGCGGTGTGACGATCAGCAGTTGCAGATTGAGTTGCTGGAACAAGCGAAGCCCGTACTGCGCCGACTCGTCCGAGCCGCGCCCAAACGCCTCATCGATGACGACGAAGCGAAACGACCGCGAACGCACGGCGCCCCACTCCAGCCCGAACTGGTAGGCCAGGCTTGCGGCCAGCACGGTGTAAGCGAGCTTCTCCTTCTGCCCACCGGACTTTCCACCCGAGTCGGAATAGTGTTCGTGCTCCACACCGTCAGCACGCCAACGCTCACTCGCAGAAAAAAAGAATCCGTTGCGCACGTCGGTCACCTTGGCGGTCCATCGCCGGTCGGCATCCGACAGTCCCTCTCGCCCACGAAATCGGTCAATGATGCCTTTGACCTGCAAGAACTTGGCCTCCGAATACTGCTCATCAGATGAGCCCGTGAGCGCACCCTCGGTACAGGCACGCAGATCCTGCTGGAAGTCACGGATCTCCGCATCAGGACTGGGCTGGGCCACCAGCACGATGAAGCGACCGGGGTTGTAGTCGATCACCTGAAGCGATTGATTGATCAGATCAACACGCTCCTTGATCGTCTCGCGCTCACGGGCGAGCTGGGCGTTGAAGTTGGCGATTTCATTGATGGTGTTGACGTTGAGGAGCTCCTTGAAGCGGGCTTCAAACCGCGGCAGGTCATCGCTCTTCAAACCATCAAGCATCCGTTCGTACTCGAGCAGCGCTGCCAGGCTCACATCCATCTCGACCGTTTCTGCCTTGAACTCCTCCTTGAAGCCACGCATGGCGTTCACGATGCGCTCGGTCAAACGTGCCAGGCGCTTGTCCTCCGCGTCGATGCGCTCCTGCAGCCATCGACGCATGTCCTGCTCGCGGTTGTCGCAGGACTCCACGGAGAGCTGATGCTCGCCGAGTGCCTGAACGCGCCAGTCGTTCAATCGATCAACCCGGGGGCCATCGAGCGGCACGGCATCACAGACAGCACTGGCCAGATTCCGCAAATCTTCGGCCGCCGTGTGCTTGGCTCTTACTTCGCCGCGCTTGCCCAACGCATCGCCATGCTTGGTCTCTGTTTCGCTCAGTCTGACCTGAACCTCTTTCAACTGGCGGCCCAGCTCCTGCAGGGTGTCCGACGCAGCCTCAAGTCGTGCGTGCTCCTCTGCGAGGTTCGCGATCTGTCGCGCCAGGCTCATCCAGTCGATGTCTGCGAATCGCGAGAACTCCTCCAGGCGGGCCAGCGTCTCCAGTCGGCCATTCAGCTCCGAGCGTGCATCGCCAATCTCACCCATGCGCTGGCCCAGTGTGGCCAGCTTGTCTTCCAGGCGCTCGCGCTGGTCACGCAAGGCCCGCAACTTGTCAGCGTTGCTCCAGCCCAGTACGTAGCGGCTTCGGTCGTCGATGCGGCTGCGATCGTCCTTCTCGTGGCGGCCTGACGGATCCTTGATCTGCCCCGAGCGTGTGATGGCGCGGGTCTCGCGGCGAAACTGCTCCCCCGAATCGCAACAGGCCACATCAAAACGATTGCGAAGTTCCTGCTCCAGCCACTCGTAGTGCGGCGAATCGGGTTTAACGACGAGCTTTCTCACCAGCGACTGCGGATGAAGGCTGGCACCCTGTCCAGGCTTCTTCGGTCGCACATGGAAATACACCAGGCGCGCGCCCAGGTGCTGCCTGTCCACCCATTCCGCAACAGCCTTGTAGTGCGCGTCCGGCACCAGCAACGCGACGCCGAAGCCTCGCAACAGCCGCTCCGCGGCACCCTCCCACTCGCGCTCATCCTCGCGCACCTGGATCAATTCACCCGCGAAAGACAGGTCGCCTTCGTCAATCGAGAGTGCGGCGCACAACGCATCACGGATGCGAACCTGGGCAGCATCAATATTGCTCCTGCGCCGCTGAAGGCTGTCGATCTCCTCGGACAAGGCTGTGTGCTCTTCACGTCCCTTGCGAAACGCAAAATCCTCCTCGCGCTCGCGGTTGTCCAAGTCTGCGATGCGTTCGCGCAAGCCTTCCGCGCGAGAAGCGATGGCTTGTTGCTGATCGAGAAACATTGCCTCGTCGGTTGGCGATATCTCGTCAATGCGAGCCAGCAATGTGGTGTGGCGATCGGCCTTCTGCTGGCGCTGAGCTTTTTCTTGCTC is a genomic window of Hydrogenophaga sp. RAC07 containing:
- a CDS encoding ATP-binding protein — encoded protein: MIAFPRTALADELVHQLQGKTAFGDAQNGLFLAAPRRTGKTTFLRGDLCPALEKAGVVVVYVDLWADATRDPGVLIADAIGRSLQPHLGMVARTAKKAGLNKVSLAGWLDVDTSRIGKLDGLTLVDALRALHETAGKPVALVIDEAQHALTSEAGEAAMTALKSARDQLNRPGVVNLMLVMSGSDRDKLLRLVNTNGSPFYGSQIKTMPALGQDFIAHIVQLIEAQRPELAPVDQATLQAAFEGFGSRPQFFMEALGQVLSPLAALTGRFEPAMLQAAAQRQQDDEGQMESDYLGLKPLEQAVLWRMLEQGPRFRPYDAEALRFYREKTGRDKAVTPQQAQNALESLRQRMPALVWKSARGEYAVEDAAMHRWYETRGTAGTWPPLSRQGNLLQHTE
- a CDS encoding DUF3322 domain-containing protein, whose protein sequence is MNWTTTEDLRAQVQRLWNRGDLLRSSVSSSVIWPVRLSLKVPSAGDLSDRFEAVRDWLSAFAATPHVRIEWRDWNHRVQGAQRLPSAVWIDTLQLALALIGKTSQAQRFEAMWQRTAIAQPRLLDWMSRRPLQALDLIDRWDRLLAVVHWLQAHPSPGVYLRQVDAPGVDSKFIEVHRGVLTELLDLALPPEMIDNSASGASQFARRFGFLDKPVRIRFRLLDPTLPSLSGCQGLPDITLDASSFAALELPVDHIFITENETNFLAFPPVARAIVVFGAGYGWEPLARAAWLHRSHLSYWGDIDTHGFAILHQLRSYFPHASSFLMDRETLLAHRLQWGEETEPARHELSSLTVEEAAVYDELRFDRIQPRLRLEQERIGFGWFSVHLSRMSSELHRTTSQFS
- a CDS encoding ATP-binding protein, with protein sequence MLESPSLSLDFVDDNTRVGFRLHQLEVLNWGTFDKRVWRYNLEGRNGLLTGDIGSGKSTLVDAITTLLVPAHRVAYNKAAGADARERSLRSYVLGHYKSERNEVTGSARPVALRDASSYSVILGVFRNEGYDQAVTLAQVFWLKDPQGQPARLFVATERPMSIAEDFAHFGSDITALRKKLRASGCELFDSFPPYCAWFRRRFGIEHEQALELFHQTVSMKSVGNLTDFVRSHMLEPFDVGSRIEALIRHFDDLDRAHQAVLKTKRQVELLTPLVEDGRRHSALVSEIQGWRDGRDALHPYFAGLKVELLDRRLELLEEDASRFDVQLERLGAQRDTERSEIAKLERNLRENGGNRLEELAADIRRLEQEKAQRQQKADRHTTLLARIDEISPTDEAMFLDQQQAIASRAEGLRERIADLDNREREEDFAFRKGREEHTALSEEIDSLQRRRSNIDAAQVRIRDALCAALSIDEGDLSFAGELIQVREDEREWEGAAERLLRGFGVALLVPDAHYKAVAEWVDRQHLGARLVYFHVRPKKPGQGASLHPQSLVRKLVVKPDSPHYEWLEQELRNRFDVACCDSGEQFRRETRAITRSGQIKDPSGRHEKDDRSRIDDRSRYVLGWSNADKLRALRDQRERLEDKLATLGQRMGEIGDARSELNGRLETLARLEEFSRFADIDWMSLARQIANLAEEHARLEAASDTLQELGRQLKEVQVRLSETETKHGDALGKRGEVRAKHTAAEDLRNLASAVCDAVPLDGPRVDRLNDWRVQALGEHQLSVESCDNREQDMRRWLQERIDAEDKRLARLTERIVNAMRGFKEEFKAETVEMDVSLAALLEYERMLDGLKSDDLPRFEARFKELLNVNTINEIANFNAQLARERETIKERVDLINQSLQVIDYNPGRFIVLVAQPSPDAEIRDFQQDLRACTEGALTGSSDEQYSEAKFLQVKGIIDRFRGREGLSDADRRWTAKVTDVRNGFFFSASERWRADGVEHEHYSDSGGKSGGQKEKLAYTVLAASLAYQFGLEWGAVRSRSFRFVVIDEAFGRGSDESAQYGLRLFQQLNLQLLIVTPLQKIHIIEPFVASVGFVHNEGGRDSKLRCLSIEEYRAQKAEIQAESQMAGDAATRAAGGAVT